In the Frankiales bacterium genome, one interval contains:
- a CDS encoding DUF1295 domain-containing protein — protein sequence MGVVLAISARSGNWSIIDTFWGLGFVAVAITTYVISAGHGDDGRRLVALLVPLVWGVRLAAYIHWRNHGKGEDPRYTALMSKRQGALLPFAVKNIFWAQGWVMWVVATPIVVAMYQLQPVNWLTWVGVALGAFGIVFESVGDAQLARFKSDPANAGKILDTGLWAWTRHPNYFGDICVMFSFWLIALGAWIGVVTVVAPLLMTRMLVSRTGKRLTEKRMARSRGDAFTAYAARTSGLVPRPPRRP from the coding sequence ATGGGAGTCGTGCTCGCCATCTCGGCGCGCAGCGGCAACTGGTCGATCATCGACACGTTCTGGGGCCTGGGCTTCGTCGCCGTGGCCATCACCACGTACGTGATCTCGGCGGGCCACGGTGATGACGGCCGCCGGCTGGTGGCCCTCCTGGTGCCGCTGGTGTGGGGCGTGCGCCTCGCGGCGTACATCCACTGGCGCAACCACGGCAAGGGCGAGGACCCGCGCTACACCGCGCTGATGTCCAAGCGGCAGGGGGCGCTGCTCCCGTTCGCCGTGAAGAACATCTTCTGGGCGCAGGGCTGGGTGATGTGGGTCGTGGCGACGCCGATCGTCGTCGCCATGTACCAGCTCCAGCCGGTCAACTGGCTCACCTGGGTGGGCGTGGCCCTGGGCGCGTTCGGCATCGTCTTCGAGTCCGTCGGCGACGCGCAGCTCGCCCGCTTCAAGTCCGACCCCGCCAACGCCGGGAAGATCCTCGACACCGGCCTGTGGGCGTGGACCCGGCACCCGAACTACTTCGGCGACATCTGCGTGATGTTCTCGTTCTGGCTCATCGCGCTGGGGGCGTGGATCGGTGTCGTCACCGTCGTCGCACCGCTGCTGATGACGCGGATGCTCGTGTCGCGCACGGGCAAGAGGCTCACCGAGAAGCGCATGGCCCGCTCCCGCGGCGACGCCTTCACCGCCTACGCGGCGCGCACGAGCGGCCTGGTGCCGCGCCCGCCGCGCCGCCCGTAG